A region of uncultured Desulfobacter sp. DNA encodes the following proteins:
- a CDS encoding S1-like domain-containing RNA-binding protein yields MYLGIGEDRILLPNKYVPSGLSIGDFIDVFVYTDSEDRPVATTLKPAGVVDDFVFLTAKDVAPFGIFMDWGLEKDLLVPKSEQQDRMEPGKKYLVKICQDDRTHRVFGTTQISANCDKNTRDLKVGQQVDLIVHSITTIGITAVVDNRYYGMMYLNETYQKLFIGDTCKGYIMRIRGDGKIDLSMKRPGYSSVPKSAEVILYRLNKSGGFIPCYDKSSPEEIRRNFSMSKKEFKRAVGNLYKKRLIELKGNGIGLIK; encoded by the coding sequence GTGTATTTAGGCATTGGCGAAGACCGGATTCTTCTGCCCAACAAATATGTGCCATCCGGGCTGTCAATTGGAGATTTTATTGATGTCTTTGTGTACACTGATTCTGAAGACCGTCCGGTGGCAACCACGTTAAAACCGGCAGGCGTGGTAGATGATTTTGTTTTTTTAACAGCAAAAGATGTTGCCCCTTTTGGAATCTTTATGGATTGGGGGCTGGAAAAGGATTTGCTGGTACCCAAAAGTGAGCAGCAGGACAGGATGGAGCCTGGAAAAAAATATTTAGTCAAAATATGCCAGGATGACAGAACACACAGGGTCTTCGGTACCACGCAAATTTCAGCCAACTGTGATAAAAACACCAGGGATCTGAAAGTTGGACAGCAGGTTGACTTGATTGTTCACTCCATCACCACCATCGGGATAACGGCAGTTGTTGATAATAGGTACTATGGGATGATGTACTTAAATGAAACCTATCAGAAATTATTTATCGGAGATACATGCAAAGGATATATCATGCGGATCCGTGGGGATGGCAAAATTGATCTGAGCATGAAAAGACCTGGATACTCATCGGTTCCCAAATCTGCGGAAGTCATTTTATACAGGTTAAATAAATCCGGGGGATTTATTCCCTGCTATGATAAAAGTTCTCCTGAAGAAATCCGTAGAAATTTTTCCATGAGCAAGAAAGAATTCAAAAGAGCTGTGGGCAATCTGTATAAAAAAAGATTAATAGAATTAAAAGGCAATGGGATTGGTCTTATAAAATGA
- a CDS encoding cupin domain-containing protein: MANLFENIPDNLPDEHFTDLIKVENLRIERIVSLGHTSPESGWYNQEENEWVVVLEGSGTILFENGIERVLNKGDYINIPAHTKHKVIRTEPNNLTIWLAVFY; this comes from the coding sequence ATGGCTAATCTGTTTGAAAATATTCCTGATAACTTGCCTGATGAACACTTTACGGATTTGATTAAAGTGGAGAATCTGCGAATCGAACGTATTGTCTCTTTGGGCCATACCTCACCTGAATCCGGGTGGTATAACCAGGAGGAGAATGAATGGGTCGTTGTATTAGAAGGCTCCGGAACAATTCTATTCGAAAACGGGATTGAACGGGTTTTAAATAAAGGAGATTATATCAACATCCCTGCTCACACAAAACATAAAGTCATCCGAACCGAACCCAATAATTTAACAATTTGGTTGGCTGTTTTTTATTAA
- a CDS encoding DUF4402 domain-containing protein, with protein MFKRIGLSLLLILLIMAQGHHAQADDVITMNVSVTLEAPASAVKTDDLNFGTLSVPSTGDTFTLDVSGAGLTVDGTATTPTDTSMATGNTTVITAGHSGRIALTVSSATVDVTITTDSLTYSLAPDGGSGVNLTLKNVAANSTGAGAASTFTTGNYEIHIGGVLTIPSGFTPDSYTGGSMDITLAYN; from the coding sequence ATGTTTAAAAGAATTGGGCTTAGTTTATTGCTGATTTTGTTGATTATGGCGCAGGGTCATCATGCTCAGGCCGATGATGTCATCACCATGAACGTCTCTGTCACTTTAGAGGCTCCGGCCAGTGCCGTCAAAACCGATGACCTGAATTTTGGGACCCTTTCCGTGCCCTCTACCGGTGATACCTTTACCTTAGATGTTTCAGGAGCAGGTTTAACCGTGGACGGCACGGCGACGACACCGACAGATACCTCAATGGCCACCGGAAATACAACGGTCATTACTGCCGGCCACAGCGGGCGTATTGCCCTGACAGTATCGTCTGCCACCGTTGATGTGACAATTACCACAGACTCGCTCACATATTCCCTGGCACCTGACGGAGGGTCGGGGGTGAATCTGACATTGAAAAATGTTGCGGCAAATTCCACTGGCGCAGGAGCTGCATCGACATTTACCACAGGGAACTATGAGATTCATATCGGAGGCGTGTTGACAATACCTTCTGGGTTTACCCCGGATTCCTATACCGGCGGTTCCATGGATATCACCCTGGCTTATAACTAG
- a CDS encoding IS66 family transposase, with protein MCGEVFTAQAPESKTGRHYDPSAMAMMSILRYGCGLPWNRLANLQESMGVPLPASTQWEKTEAAAADLIYPVFNELVRQAARGDILYNDDTTMKVLSLMKENQDKTVNERTGIFTTGIISQIGDDRKIALFYTGRNHAGENIARLYGIRDKDCPPPIQMCDALSRNFSDEFKRILCNCLTHARRNFVDVENHFPNECEYVIDVLADVYHNDAQTKKQAMTPEQRLAYHQEHSGPLMADLRSWLDKQLNEHLVEPNSGLGKAIAYMIKHWPELTRFLKEPGAPLDNNICERSLKQSILHRKNSLFYKTEHGAFVGDMFMSLIQTCNLMKVNPFDYLVSLLNNGN; from the coding sequence CTGTGCGGCGAAGTCTTTACTGCCCAGGCACCGGAAAGCAAAACCGGCAGACACTATGACCCAAGTGCCATGGCAATGATGTCCATTTTAAGATATGGATGCGGATTACCATGGAACCGTTTGGCAAATCTCCAGGAAAGTATGGGAGTTCCGCTTCCGGCTTCGACACAATGGGAGAAGACAGAAGCAGCAGCAGCAGACCTCATTTATCCGGTTTTTAATGAACTCGTTCGTCAGGCAGCCCGGGGAGACATCCTTTACAACGATGACACCACCATGAAAGTCCTTTCGTTAATGAAGGAAAATCAAGACAAAACAGTGAATGAACGAACCGGGATATTTACCACGGGCATCATTTCTCAAATCGGTGATGACCGAAAAATTGCCCTGTTTTACACAGGGCGGAACCATGCAGGTGAGAACATCGCCCGGCTTTATGGGATACGTGACAAAGACTGTCCCCCGCCGATTCAGATGTGCGATGCCTTGTCACGAAATTTCTCTGATGAATTTAAAAGGATTCTTTGTAACTGCCTTACCCATGCCCGCCGGAATTTTGTGGATGTAGAAAATCATTTCCCGAATGAATGCGAGTATGTCATAGATGTTCTTGCTGATGTTTATCATAATGATGCCCAGACAAAAAAACAGGCGATGACACCGGAACAGCGATTGGCTTATCATCAGGAACATAGTGGTCCTTTGATGGCAGATCTTCGGTCCTGGTTGGACAAACAACTTAATGAACATCTGGTGGAACCGAATTCCGGCCTGGGCAAGGCCATCGCTTATATGATTAAACATTGGCCTGAGTTAACCCGTTTTTTGAAAGAGCCTGGTGCACCCCTGGATAACAACATTTGCGAACGTAGCCTGAAACAAAGCATCCTGCATCGAAAAAACTCACTTTTTTATAAAACAGAACATGGCGCCTTTGTTGGTGATATGTTCATGAGTCTGATTCAAACCTGTAATCTGATGAAGGTCAATCCATTTGATTATCTGGTTTCATTGTTGAATAACGGCAACTGA
- a CDS encoding DUF4402 domain-containing protein, producing MQVVFPKFIFSLMILFSAMFPTMDITCAIAADITFARNISFGTIIADLHGEIIEIDALNGSGKPISYTSGGAYIDGGYCGLIRIFSDKPGQTIQITYPVSVMLKASDGSKMTLSGISARSKTVAVSTAVGDIDFNFGGLLHLKGGQSSQSYSGNITISINIIDP from the coding sequence ATGCAGGTTGTTTTTCCCAAATTTATTTTTTCCCTGATGATCCTTTTCTCGGCCATGTTCCCGACCATGGACATTACCTGTGCCATTGCCGCTGATATCACATTTGCCAGGAACATTAGCTTTGGAACCATCATTGCAGATCTCCACGGAGAGATCATCGAAATTGATGCCCTGAACGGTTCTGGAAAACCCATCTCCTACACGTCGGGAGGCGCCTACATAGACGGCGGATACTGCGGACTTATCCGCATATTTTCAGATAAGCCCGGGCAGACCATTCAGATTACCTATCCTGTTTCGGTTATGCTCAAAGCAAGTGATGGCAGCAAAATGACACTGAGCGGGATCAGTGCCCGTTCCAAAACCGTTGCGGTCAGCACCGCTGTGGGAGACATTGACTTTAACTTCGGGGGTCTTCTCCACTTAAAAGGCGGACAGAGCAGCCAAAGTTACTCGGGCAACATTACCATTTCCATCAATATCATTGATCCATAA
- a CDS encoding type II toxin-antitoxin system HicB family antitoxin: protein MINKYEIIIYWSDEDQSYIAEVPELPGCMAHGDTYEFALANIKTAMELWIETAKKFKDPIPTPKGRRLAFA from the coding sequence ATGATCAATAAATATGAAATCATTATTTATTGGAGTGATGAAGATCAATCTTATATAGCTGAGGTTCCAGAATTGCCAGGCTGTATGGCACACGGAGATACATATGAGTTCGCTTTGGCCAATATAAAAACAGCAATGGAATTGTGGATAGAAACGGCTAAAAAATTTAAAGATCCTATTCCAACACCAAAGGGGCGCCGCTTGGCCTTTGCATAA
- a CDS encoding type II toxin-antitoxin system HicA family toxin yields the protein MGKYDKLIFQILRGTSDANIAFSDLINLMLYFGFEMHTKGSHHIFRKEGIEEKPNLQKDGNKAKPYQVKQIRKIILKYKMGGNYDQ from the coding sequence ATGGGAAAATATGATAAACTGATATTTCAGATACTGCGAGGCACAAGTGATGCCAATATTGCTTTTTCTGATTTGATAAATCTCATGCTATATTTTGGCTTTGAAATGCATACCAAAGGAAGCCATCATATTTTTCGGAAAGAGGGGATTGAAGAAAAACCAAATTTGCAAAAGGATGGTAACAAGGCAAAGCCGTATCAAGTAAAACAGATACGCAAAATAATTCTCAAATATAAAATGGGAGGGAATTATGATCAATAA
- a CDS encoding DUF1456 family protein encodes MNNNDILRRVRYIFDLNDSDMISVFGQVGCDVSRAQVSDWLKKDDDPACKKCTDTDLAAFLNGLINHKRGKREESQPEPERTLNNNAILKKLKIAVNFKAEDMIRVLSLAGLGISKHELGAFFRKPGHKHYRECQNQMLRNFLKGLQIELRPGTNDESEDPWVSLRLP; translated from the coding sequence ATGAACAATAATGATATCTTACGCAGGGTTCGATATATCTTTGATCTCAATGATTCAGATATGATCTCTGTTTTTGGACAGGTCGGCTGTGACGTGTCACGGGCCCAGGTCAGTGACTGGCTGAAAAAAGATGATGATCCTGCCTGTAAAAAATGCACGGATACAGATCTGGCTGCTTTTTTGAATGGGCTGATCAATCATAAACGGGGGAAAAGAGAAGAATCTCAACCAGAACCGGAACGGACATTAAATAACAATGCCATTTTAAAAAAGCTGAAGATCGCTGTAAATTTCAAGGCGGAAGATATGATCAGAGTTTTATCCCTGGCTGGTTTGGGAATCAGCAAACATGAATTAGGCGCCTTTTTCCGGAAACCCGGGCACAAGCATTACAGGGAATGCCAAAACCAGATGTTACGTAATTTTCTAAAAGGACTTCAGATTGAGTTGAGGCCCGGAACAAATGATGAGTCCGAAGACCCCTGGGTCAGCTTGCGATTGCCATGA